A region from the Nostoc sp. HK-01 genome encodes:
- the rplI gene encoding 50S ribosomal protein L9: MGYSYTHVGYPAATQVIEILQEKQKTMAKRVQLVLTQDVSKLGKLGDLVEVAPGYARNYLIPKSLATRATPGILKQVERRREQERQRQLELKQQALEQKAALEKVGSLKIAKQVGENEAIFGTVTSQDVADAIQAATSQEVDRRGITIPDIGKLGTYKAEIKLFSDVTAQIDVEVVAS, translated from the coding sequence TTGGGATACAGTTACACTCATGTAGGCTATCCTGCTGCAACCCAAGTTATTGAGATTTTACAGGAAAAACAGAAAACAATGGCGAAACGCGTACAGTTAGTTTTGACTCAAGATGTCAGCAAGTTAGGAAAATTAGGCGATTTAGTAGAAGTAGCTCCTGGCTATGCTCGAAATTACCTCATTCCCAAGAGTTTGGCAACCCGTGCTACTCCTGGTATTCTCAAGCAAGTAGAACGCCGTCGTGAACAAGAGCGTCAACGGCAATTGGAACTCAAACAACAAGCGCTAGAACAAAAAGCTGCTTTAGAAAAAGTTGGCAGCTTGAAAATTGCCAAGCAAGTTGGTGAAAACGAAGCCATCTTCGGTACTGTTACCAGCCAAGATGTAGCAGATGCAATTCAAGCAGCTACCAGCCAAGAAGTTGACCGTCGTGGTATTACCATCCCCGATATTGGTAAGCTGGGTACTTACAAAGCGGAAATTAAGTTGTTCTCAGACGTAACAGCGCAAATTGACGTTGAAGTTGTTGCCAGCTAA
- a CDS encoding nucleotide-diphospho-sugar transferases superfamily protein codes for MTNGIYTLANDYVYNQLVALLNSIEVNAGDVPVCVIAYNDQIDLVRAEVASRKNVTLLEDPEIFARWEEFSHRVWQSHPTAIETWQAKGIQKFYRVGENRRYCAFDPSSYFEKFIYLDADTLVMQPLDFVFDKLDEYDFVAYDFQYKDPGHIFKVSSPKLYEVFNQERIESEIFCSGFYASKRGIFPPEQREWLLSQLNNGDSEILYMGAPNQSVLNYMRMKSNVSYYNFSLNLPENQLTGCCANSPQFANRENVLYDKGNKLTFLHYIGLSSKLFNRLCAGENIDFPYRDIFLHYRYLKEPENQPKFTTKPKAYNAPPSLGKRILKKLGLTVGGK; via the coding sequence ATGACAAATGGCATCTATACTTTGGCTAATGATTATGTCTACAACCAACTTGTAGCCTTACTCAATAGCATCGAAGTTAATGCTGGCGATGTGCCGGTATGCGTGATTGCTTATAACGATCAGATAGATTTAGTACGTGCTGAAGTTGCATCCAGAAAAAATGTCACGCTGTTAGAAGATCCAGAAATTTTTGCACGATGGGAAGAATTTTCTCATCGTGTTTGGCAATCTCATCCGACAGCGATTGAAACTTGGCAAGCTAAAGGTATTCAGAAATTTTATCGCGTTGGAGAAAATCGTCGTTACTGTGCATTTGATCCAAGCAGTTATTTTGAAAAATTTATCTATTTGGACGCTGACACATTAGTGATGCAGCCTTTAGATTTTGTCTTTGACAAGTTAGATGAATATGATTTTGTCGCCTACGACTTTCAATATAAAGACCCTGGTCATATCTTTAAAGTATCATCGCCTAAGCTGTATGAAGTATTTAACCAAGAGCGTATTGAATCAGAAATTTTCTGCTCTGGTTTTTACGCTTCTAAGCGAGGTATATTTCCCCCCGAACAAAGAGAATGGTTACTATCACAGTTGAATAATGGCGACTCAGAAATTTTGTATATGGGCGCTCCTAACCAGTCTGTACTGAATTATATGAGAATGAAAAGTAATGTATCCTATTACAACTTTTCTCTCAATTTACCAGAAAATCAATTAACAGGTTGTTGTGCTAATTCACCACAATTTGCTAACCGAGAAAATGTACTTTACGACAAAGGTAATAAATTAACATTTCTGCATTATATTGGTTTATCTTCTAAATTATTTAATCGCCTTTGTGCTGGAGAAAATATTGATTTTCCTTACAGAGATATTTTCTTGCACTATCGCTACTTGAAAGAACCAGAAAATCAACCAAAATTTACAACTAAACCCAAAGCTTATAATGCGCCTCCGAGTTTAGGTAAACGAATTCTCAAAAAATTAGGTTTGACAGTAGGAGGGAAATAA
- a CDS encoding putative glycosyl transferase, giving the protein MQITTVGMISSYKALKTQGDWLWQQTPHPFGVWQNIQLQALANKPEFLLMYQFDFPQILKKPKETWLIRLQKKQRSPELDINSLLRGVSKEQIIYLMREPPLDEVVGKHKKVYQTAQQYCGYVSGPDDFAPIPEYMPAIWYHSNSFKDLNEMPPPEKVAPCSWITSGINRTANHRQRLSFLESMQSSEIKFDLYGRDLPASAKSQGELGNKWYGMAPYYYNLAIENYADNNWYVSEKLWDALLAWCLPIYYGGLAADKLLPPGSFLRLPSLDEKGIAYIQEVTATPDAWYAAKDAIAEARQIILHKLNLLNWLANFVKNNG; this is encoded by the coding sequence ATGCAAATTACAACTGTTGGTATGATTAGCAGCTATAAAGCCTTAAAGACTCAAGGCGATTGGCTGTGGCAACAAACACCTCATCCTTTTGGAGTTTGGCAAAACATTCAACTTCAGGCATTAGCAAACAAGCCTGAGTTTTTATTAATGTATCAGTTTGACTTTCCGCAGATACTCAAAAAGCCCAAAGAAACCTGGTTAATTCGCCTGCAAAAAAAACAGCGATCGCCAGAATTAGATATTAACTCTTTGCTCCGGGGAGTTAGCAAAGAACAAATAATTTACCTCATGCGAGAACCGCCCTTAGATGAGGTAGTAGGAAAACATAAAAAAGTTTATCAAACAGCACAACAATATTGTGGCTATGTTTCTGGCCCCGATGATTTTGCACCAATTCCTGAATATATGCCAGCTATTTGGTATCACAGCAACTCATTTAAAGATTTAAATGAAATGCCACCACCAGAAAAAGTTGCTCCCTGTAGTTGGATTACTTCGGGAATTAATCGTACAGCCAATCATCGTCAGCGGTTAAGCTTTTTGGAATCGATGCAGTCCAGCGAAATTAAATTTGATTTGTATGGACGTGACTTACCTGCATCAGCAAAATCGCAGGGTGAGCTTGGTAATAAATGGTATGGTATGGCTCCGTATTATTACAATCTGGCGATTGAAAACTATGCAGATAATAATTGGTATGTAAGTGAAAAACTTTGGGATGCTCTACTAGCATGGTGTTTACCAATATACTATGGTGGGCTTGCGGCAGATAAATTATTACCACCTGGGAGTTTTTTAAGATTACCCAGCTTGGATGAAAAAGGTATCGCTTACATTCAAGAAGTCACTGCTACCCCTGATGCTTGGTATGCAGCCAAAGATGCGATCGCGGAAGCTCGTCAAATAATTCTGCACAAATTAAATCTGCTGAATTGGCTGGCAAATTTTGTGAAAAATAATGGATAA
- a CDS encoding group 1 glycosyl transferase: MKNHSLQKNYNFFLTEELPKPDAYYVQAANAANGAANLGCPTVLIYPQKGWEAMNPVHLLQPFQPEKPPESVIKYYNLQDKLQVARLPMPWPIDYFKNKFTNSKTIATKYYFPFHIRSTTKIVHAWNWNFVKAAIQNGVPAIYEHHHHEDKQFEPEIVNHPLFQVAVTVADTVRDSMIKHGMPPEKLIKIHNGFNRLFMERQPEKASAWREKLLKNQRAHLVVYAGALQQFKGIDILIDVAKQMPNVQFACAGGKPSEVAHYQQLAQAKQTDNICFLGHVLHDELAPLLQAADILAHPHCSGQAATFTSPLKLFDYLASGNPIVATEIPSLMEFKNTVAIAAWCEPDNPEKFAAALQQVLDTHPKKIDGYPETIEFVKQFSWENRAAKILSYVDESYRPQLVA; encoded by the coding sequence ATGAAAAACCATAGTTTACAAAAAAACTATAACTTTTTTCTTACCGAAGAATTACCCAAACCAGACGCTTATTACGTCCAGGCTGCTAACGCTGCTAATGGAGCCGCCAACTTAGGTTGTCCTACAGTTTTGATTTATCCCCAAAAAGGTTGGGAAGCAATGAACCCAGTTCATTTATTACAGCCTTTTCAACCAGAAAAACCGCCAGAAAGCGTGATTAAATATTACAACTTGCAAGATAAATTACAAGTCGCTAGGCTACCAATGCCTTGGCCTATTGATTATTTTAAAAATAAATTTACTAATTCTAAAACCATCGCTACAAAGTATTATTTTCCCTTTCATATTCGGTCAACTACCAAAATTGTTCATGCTTGGAATTGGAATTTTGTCAAAGCAGCAATTCAAAATGGTGTGCCAGCAATTTATGAGCATCACCACCATGAAGATAAACAATTTGAACCAGAAATAGTCAACCATCCATTATTTCAAGTTGCTGTCACAGTGGCAGATACAGTCCGAGATAGCATGATTAAACATGGGATGCCACCAGAAAAACTGATTAAAATTCATAATGGGTTTAATCGCTTATTTATGGAGAGACAGCCCGAAAAAGCATCCGCATGGCGAGAAAAGCTGCTAAAAAATCAGCGAGCGCATTTAGTAGTTTATGCCGGGGCGCTTCAACAATTTAAAGGCATTGATATTTTAATTGATGTTGCCAAACAAATGCCAAATGTGCAGTTTGCTTGTGCTGGTGGTAAACCAAGCGAAGTTGCACATTATCAACAATTAGCCCAAGCCAAACAAACAGATAATATTTGTTTCTTGGGTCATGTTTTACATGATGAATTAGCACCTTTATTACAAGCAGCGGATATTTTGGCTCATCCCCATTGTTCGGGACAAGCTGCTACTTTTACTTCACCCTTAAAACTATTTGATTATTTAGCTTCGGGAAATCCGATTGTGGCAACAGAAATTCCCTCATTAATGGAATTTAAAAATACTGTAGCGATCGCAGCTTGGTGTGAACCAGATAACCCAGAGAAATTTGCCGCCGCCCTCCAACAAGTTTTAGACACTCATCCCAAAAAAATTGATGGTTATCCAGAAACCATCGAATTTGTCAAACAATTTTCTTGGGAAAATCGCGCTGCCAAAATTCTCAGTTATGTTGATGAATCTTATCGTCCTCAACTTGTAGCTTAA
- a CDS encoding ABC transporter-related protein: MSTKQLLVRFAKPYPGLILLTIVLGFSGALFNGVSTALIVPVILKIVGQDVDLTKAPAILKKIMTPFDGVPDNYRIIVMAGAIILVIILKNLATYTSSLVSNSLTRMLMSDMREAGLKLLLEIDIDYYAKMKVGDLINRLGGEIGRSATAIGNTFKLAILGITILVFIGLLLSISWQLTLASTALLSLVTLVNQYAIARAKKFGKQLTEMSKAYSISMLETLNGIRLVKSTGNEGKEYHRIQKLIREREKADFQSQANSEVIAPLSEVMGISALILIVFLSKTFFANQIASLSAVLLTYLLILLRLLPLISQLNGLRSSFASTSASVEAVTDFLRLDDKPFMPKGEIIYTQLKEGVHFNCISFAYPGHEKLVLRDVDLFLPRGTTLALVGGSGAGKSTVADLLPRFYDPIAGSINLDGTDLRKFDITSVRKRMGIVSQDTFLFNNSVKNNIAYGRPEATEDDIISAAKRANAYEFISKLPQGFETLIGDRGVMLSGGQRQRLAIARALLQNPEILILDEATSALDTVSERLVQEALDDLSRDRTTLVIAHRLSTVQKANQIAVLDQGRVVEVGTHEELLQKGGYYSRLYTMQFGDRPDDNAQQHQSLTRISHEIRTRLNSMIGVLGLLIDDLIDNSQEQQELIEESYKSALRIITTIDIFQDILKMQIQERFLSSTEANQNLNHRYQRFNLMFSEFRDCLNISLNNLRSLSETAIYTPEEQHQLITNAYNSAIELIDKLEKFEDKI; encoded by the coding sequence ATGTCTACCAAGCAGCTACTAGTAAGATTTGCCAAACCCTATCCAGGTTTAATTCTGCTGACTATAGTCTTGGGATTTTCTGGAGCCTTGTTTAATGGTGTCAGCACAGCTTTAATTGTGCCGGTTATTTTAAAAATTGTCGGGCAAGATGTTGATTTAACTAAAGCGCCCGCAATTCTCAAAAAAATCATGACTCCCTTTGATGGTGTACCAGATAATTACCGCATCATAGTCATGGCTGGGGCAATTATATTGGTAATTATTTTAAAGAATTTAGCTACCTATACAAGCTCATTAGTATCTAATTCTTTGACGCGTATGTTGATGTCAGATATGCGCGAAGCTGGATTAAAGTTATTACTAGAAATTGATATAGATTATTATGCCAAGATGAAAGTTGGTGATTTAATCAACCGTCTTGGCGGAGAAATTGGGCGCTCCGCTACAGCCATTGGTAATACATTCAAATTAGCTATTTTAGGGATTACAATTTTAGTATTTATTGGTTTATTGCTATCAATTTCTTGGCAGTTAACATTAGCTTCTACCGCTTTATTGTCTTTGGTGACATTGGTAAATCAATACGCCATTGCCCGTGCCAAAAAATTTGGGAAGCAGCTAACCGAAATGTCGAAAGCTTATTCGATTTCAATGTTAGAGACACTCAACGGCATTCGGTTAGTTAAATCAACAGGTAATGAAGGCAAAGAATATCACAGAATTCAAAAATTAATTCGGGAACGGGAAAAAGCAGATTTCCAATCTCAGGCTAATTCAGAAGTAATCGCACCGTTGAGTGAGGTTATGGGAATTAGCGCTTTAATTTTGATTGTATTTTTAAGTAAAACTTTTTTTGCTAATCAAATTGCATCCCTTTCCGCAGTATTACTCACATATTTATTAATCCTGTTGCGACTGCTACCATTAATCTCCCAGTTAAATGGACTGCGAAGCAGTTTTGCCAGCACCAGCGCCAGTGTCGAAGCAGTCACAGATTTTTTAAGGTTAGATGATAAGCCTTTTATGCCTAAAGGTGAAATTATCTATACCCAGTTAAAAGAAGGAGTGCATTTTAATTGCATTTCCTTTGCTTACCCTGGTCATGAGAAGTTAGTTCTCAGAGATGTGGATTTATTTTTACCGCGTGGTACGACTTTGGCGTTAGTGGGGGGTTCTGGCGCGGGGAAATCAACTGTTGCTGACCTCTTACCGCGATTTTATGACCCGATCGCTGGCAGTATTAACTTAGATGGTACAGATTTACGGAAATTTGATATCACATCTGTACGCAAGAGAATGGGAATTGTTAGCCAAGACACCTTTCTCTTTAATAATTCCGTTAAGAATAACATCGCCTACGGACGACCAGAAGCGACGGAAGATGACATCATCAGCGCCGCCAAGCGGGCGAATGCCTACGAGTTTATCAGCAAATTACCCCAAGGATTTGAAACCTTAATTGGCGATCGCGGCGTAATGTTATCGGGGGGACAAAGACAGCGATTAGCCATCGCCCGCGCCTTGCTGCAAAATCCCGAAATTCTCATTTTAGATGAAGCCACCAGCGCTTTAGATACGGTTTCCGAACGTTTAGTCCAAGAAGCATTGGATGATTTAAGCCGCGATCGCACCACCTTAGTCATCGCCCACCGTCTTTCCACAGTCCAAAAAGCTAATCAAATCGCCGTCCTCGATCAAGGACGAGTGGTAGAAGTCGGAACCCACGAAGAACTTTTACAAAAAGGTGGTTACTATTCTCGCCTGTATACGATGCAGTTTGGCGATCGCCCAGATGATAACGCTCAACAACATCAAAGTTTAACCCGCATTTCCCACGAAATTCGCACCCGCCTCAACTCAATGATTGGTGTACTGGGGTTACTTATAGATGATTTAATCGATAATTCCCAAGAACAGCAAGAATTAATTGAAGAATCTTATAAATCTGCCTTGAGAATTATTACCACAATTGATATTTTTCAAGACATTTTGAAAATGCAAATTCAAGAGCGATTTCTCTCTTCCACAGAAGCCAATCAAAACCTCAATCATCGATATCAACGCTTTAATTTGATGTTTTCTGAGTTTCGTGACTGTTTAAACATTAGCTTAAACAATCTGCGTTCCCTTTCTGAAACTGCCATTTACACTCCTGAAGAACAACATCAATTGATTACAAATGCTTATAATTCTGCCATTGAATTAATTGATAAACTAGAAAAATTTGAAGACAAAATATAA
- a CDS encoding group 1 glycosyl transferase, translating to MKDKPKISILVWNLSTNDGFIRASLLEKALHKLGCEVEIIGFLFDKELYRAIPSEAQLKTVEGGNYPGFFKSINKILKLIDGDIIYAIKPQVASFGVALIKKLSSKKPVIVDIDDWELSWYGGDAWDYKPSLKQLAKDILKKDGVLRIPYHPLYIKWMENLVKRADAITTHTSFLQKRFGGISVPNGKDTALFDPAKYQPEESRNRYGLSEYRILMFPGAPRPYKGLEDVLIALDKLNQPDLKLVIVGGSPYDNYDEELRQKWGRWIIKLPNYPADVMPDVVAAAHVIVVPQRDTPETRAQFPLKLTDGMSMAKPVLSTRVGDIPEILGDTGYLVEPGCPEQIAEQIQLIFQDLDAAHERGKKSRERCVEKYSIEAMASTLKSVIARL from the coding sequence ATGAAAGATAAACCCAAAATATCCATACTAGTTTGGAATTTATCAACTAACGATGGTTTTATTCGAGCTTCACTTTTAGAAAAAGCTTTACATAAATTAGGTTGTGAAGTAGAAATTATCGGTTTTTTATTTGATAAAGAATTATATCGAGCGATTCCCTCAGAAGCTCAATTAAAAACTGTTGAAGGTGGTAATTATCCTGGATTTTTTAAATCTATCAACAAAATTTTAAAATTAATTGATGGTGATATTATTTATGCAATTAAGCCACAAGTAGCCAGCTTTGGGGTAGCCCTAATCAAGAAATTATCTAGTAAAAAACCAGTAATTGTAGACATCGATGATTGGGAACTTAGTTGGTATGGTGGCGATGCTTGGGACTATAAACCCTCACTTAAACAATTAGCTAAAGACATACTCAAAAAAGACGGTGTTTTAAGAATTCCCTACCATCCTTTATATATTAAATGGATGGAAAATTTGGTCAAGCGTGCCGATGCTATTACAACACATACTAGCTTTTTGCAAAAGCGGTTTGGGGGAATTTCTGTGCCTAACGGCAAAGATACTGCTTTATTTGATCCGGCTAAATATCAGCCAGAAGAAAGTAGAAATCGCTATGGTTTATCTGAATATCGCATCTTAATGTTTCCTGGCGCACCTAGACCTTATAAAGGGCTAGAAGATGTTTTGATTGCTTTAGATAAACTGAATCAACCAGACCTAAAACTAGTAATTGTCGGTGGTAGTCCCTACGACAATTATGATGAAGAACTCCGACAAAAATGGGGACGCTGGATTATCAAATTGCCCAATTATCCCGCAGATGTGATGCCTGATGTGGTTGCGGCGGCTCATGTTATAGTTGTTCCCCAGCGAGACACTCCCGAAACGCGGGCGCAATTCCCGTTAAAATTGACAGATGGTATGTCAATGGCCAAACCTGTATTATCTACAAGAGTTGGCGATATTCCTGAAATTTTAGGTGACACAGGTTATTTAGTTGAACCTGGTTGTCCTGAGCAAATTGCCGAGCAAATTCAACTAATTTTTCAAGATTTAGATGCTGCCCATGAACGCGGTAAAAAATCCAGAGAAAGATGTGTGGAAAAATATAGCATCGAGGCGATGGCATCCACTCTCAAGTCAGTAATTGCGCGGTTGTAA
- a CDS encoding beta-lactamase-like protein — protein sequence MRVLRLEALSDNYIFLLHNTQQNIAAVVDPAEAEPVLSKLAELNAELVAIFNTHHHHDHVGGNQQLMQRFPKLTVYGGAEDQGRIPGQQVFLQQGDRISFGDRPAEVIFVPGHTRAHIAYYFSPHTADEPGELFCGDTLFAGGCGRLFEGTPTQMVSSLEKLRSLPDNTRVWCAHEYTLKNLQFALTVDGENTDLQQRYAEVNTFRTQGKATVPSLLGVEKRTNPFLRWEQPSLQLAANSNDAVQTFARIRGMKDRF from the coding sequence ATGCGGGTACTCCGTCTTGAGGCGCTCTCAGATAACTACATATTCTTACTACACAATACGCAACAAAATATTGCCGCCGTTGTCGATCCAGCAGAAGCAGAACCAGTGTTGAGCAAACTAGCAGAACTCAATGCGGAGTTAGTAGCGATTTTCAACACTCACCATCATCATGACCATGTAGGTGGTAATCAACAGTTAATGCAACGCTTCCCTAAACTGACTGTGTATGGTGGAGCGGAGGATCAAGGGAGAATTCCCGGACAGCAGGTGTTTCTGCAACAAGGCGATCGCATTTCCTTTGGCGATCGCCCGGCTGAGGTCATCTTCGTTCCCGGCCATACCCGCGCCCACATTGCTTACTACTTCTCACCCCACACAGCAGACGAACCGGGAGAATTATTTTGTGGCGATACTTTATTCGCTGGTGGTTGTGGTCGCTTATTTGAAGGTACACCTACACAAATGGTGTCATCTTTAGAAAAACTGCGTTCTCTGCCAGATAATACCCGTGTCTGGTGCGCCCACGAATATACCTTAAAAAATTTACAATTTGCCCTCACTGTTGACGGTGAGAATACTGACTTACAACAGCGCTATGCAGAAGTAAACACTTTTCGCACTCAAGGAAAAGCCACTGTCCCTTCTTTATTGGGAGTAGAAAAGCGTACCAATCCATTTTTGCGTTGGGAACAACCATCCCTACAACTAGCTGCCAACAGTAATGATGCAGTGCAAACATTCGCCCGCATTCGGGGAATGAAAGATAGGTTTTAA
- a CDS encoding glyoxalase/bleomycin resistance protein/dioxygenase — protein MADIGFTHIALGVTDINKSIAFYQKYAGMKVVHRRTDETNQLEVAWISDLTRPFVIVLLQLDQAQCQPSSGFHLGVACQSPEEVDYLCNEAKLENLLQEGPHDWGSPVGYWAFIRDPDGYQLEVAYGQEVNIMIAQAQQQE, from the coding sequence ATGGCAGATATTGGCTTTACTCATATTGCACTGGGAGTAACAGACATCAATAAAAGCATCGCTTTTTATCAGAAGTATGCTGGAATGAAAGTAGTACATCGTCGCACCGATGAAACTAATCAATTGGAAGTTGCTTGGATTAGCGATTTAACTCGACCATTTGTGATTGTGCTATTGCAATTAGATCAAGCACAATGTCAGCCTTCATCTGGGTTCCATCTTGGCGTAGCCTGTCAAAGCCCTGAGGAAGTAGATTATCTCTGTAATGAGGCGAAATTAGAAAATTTATTGCAAGAAGGGCCTCATGATTGGGGTTCTCCGGTTGGTTACTGGGCTTTTATCCGCGACCCTGATGGTTATCAACTTGAGGTAGCTTATGGTCAGGAGGTTAATATTATGATCGCCCAAGCACAACAACAAGAGTAA
- a CDS encoding cytochrome P450 family protein: MITFPENVQTSYKLPPQATEPRWFQTARAIIQPIENLDWHQKKYGDIFISRFAGFPTQVIISNPQAIQELFTADAKLFESGSGNKVIQPLVGTNSLILLDGDHHLQQRKLLMPPFHGERMKAYGNLICEITHQVTSQWQVGQSFIARPNMQEISLKVILSAVFGLKEGERYQKIQQILVEMLDTFNAPLSVVFLFFQSLQRDLGAWSPWGKFIRRRQQLDELIYQEIRERRHQPESSAEDIMSLLLSARDENGQPMSDEELRDELMTMLFAGHETTAIALAWALYWIHYVPEVREKLLQELNSVDISSADPTTIAQLPYLNAVCSETLRIYPIVFFSLPRILQAPMQLMGYDLPKGMTISACIYLTHHRPDIYPEPQRFRPERFLERQFSPYEFVPFGGGNRRCLGMAFALFEMKLVLTTILSHYSLELLEKAPIKPVRRGIVFTPAGGVHLMVKDKF, encoded by the coding sequence ATGATTACTTTCCCAGAAAACGTCCAAACCAGTTATAAACTACCACCGCAAGCAACCGAACCTAGATGGTTTCAGACGGCGCGAGCAATCATACAACCAATCGAAAACCTAGATTGGCATCAAAAAAAATATGGCGATATTTTTATTTCCAGATTTGCTGGTTTTCCTACACAGGTAATTATTAGTAATCCGCAAGCAATTCAAGAACTGTTTACTGCTGATGCTAAGTTGTTTGAATCAGGTTCAGGAAATAAAGTTATTCAACCTTTGGTAGGCACAAATTCATTAATATTACTTGATGGCGATCACCACTTACAACAGCGTAAACTTTTAATGCCGCCTTTTCATGGGGAACGCATGAAAGCCTATGGTAATTTGATTTGTGAAATTACTCATCAAGTCACTAGTCAATGGCAAGTTGGGCAATCATTTATCGCTCGTCCTAATATGCAGGAAATTTCCCTGAAGGTGATTTTAAGCGCTGTTTTTGGACTCAAAGAAGGGGAACGTTACCAAAAAATTCAGCAAATCTTAGTTGAGATGTTGGATACTTTTAATGCACCATTGAGCGTTGTTTTCTTATTTTTCCAGTCATTGCAACGAGATTTAGGTGCTTGGAGTCCTTGGGGGAAATTTATCCGACGTAGACAGCAGCTTGATGAGCTAATTTATCAAGAAATTCGGGAACGTCGCCATCAACCAGAATCCTCAGCAGAAGATATTATGAGTTTGCTATTGTCTGCGCGGGATGAAAATGGTCAACCAATGAGTGATGAGGAGCTACGCGACGAGTTGATGACTATGCTATTTGCTGGCCATGAAACTACTGCGATCGCATTAGCTTGGGCTTTATATTGGATTCATTATGTGCCAGAAGTCCGCGAAAAATTACTGCAAGAACTTAATTCTGTTGATATCTCAAGTGCAGATCCTACAACAATTGCTCAACTACCATATCTGAATGCTGTTTGCTCTGAAACACTGCGAATTTATCCAATTGTTTTCTTTAGTTTACCGCGCATTTTACAAGCTCCTATGCAATTGATGGGTTACGATTTACCCAAAGGTATGACAATATCTGCTTGTATTTATTTAACTCATCATCGCCCAGATATTTATCCAGAACCTCAGCGTTTTCGACCAGAAAGGTTTCTAGAACGCCAATTTTCTCCTTATGAATTTGTGCCTTTTGGTGGTGGAAATCGTCGCTGTTTGGGAATGGCGTTTGCTTTATTTGAAATGAAATTGGTGCTTACAACTATCCTCTCTCACTACTCATTAGAGTTGTTAGAAAAAGCTCCTATCAAACCTGTCCGGCGTGGCATAGTATTTACACCGGCTGGCGGTGTGCATTTGATGGTAAAGGATAAGTTTTAA